AGTACTACAAGCAGAAACAAAACTATGTAATGACCCAAACAGCTCATAATTAAGGGTCATCATATAAGGACTATACGGTGGCAAGGATACATTCAAGAGATGCCCATGCAAAAGGGCATCTCTTAAAATACTTCCTACAGGTTGAATTAGCCATCTGCCTTGCTTGTGTAAGAAAACCTTTATCACAGCAAAGTAGGGTAACCAGATGCCCTTTTTTTCAGGACAATTAAAAAGTACAGAACAGTCAGATCAGTCTCTGGTTACCCTAGCTCCGAGACACATTTTTACCAACTTTTTAGGTAATACTCCTGGAAACAGCTAAACAAGGAAAATGTCAGAATTAGGAAAACAGGGATACAATGGTAGCAGACTCAGCATTGACCAACATGTCACTTGTTGAATGATCTGTGTTGACGGTCAAtgcatatacaaaatatataaagtagttccctatctgtcactcactcgacgttgtccGCTTCCGTCTTACATGCCATTATGCTCCTGCAGTTGCACCAAGCAACCAAGGCACTAAGAGAAatacacaagggtagtcctgacccgggactAATGCATGAGCTGCGCTTGGCGACCGACTTCACCCTCCGAGCGACAAAGTTCACAACGCGCGCTCTCGGgtaggcgatgtccaccctgatGGTCCTGGAATGCcaactttggctcaacctggttgagTCGCGAGAGGCCGACAAGGTTCGTTTCCTTGACGCctccatctcccaggttgggatGTTTTTCAACACTGTTGATGACTTTGCCAGGCAGTTCTCAATGGTAAGAAAGCAGATGGAGACCATGCAGCATATCCTGCCTCGGCTGAGCCACAGACCCCGCACTGCGTCTACTCGTCGCCctgggcgtccccctgcggcggcAACACCAGCTCCGCCACAGCGGTGTGGAGCTCCCCACAGGCCCAAAGAAGGCTTTGAAGCGCCAATGAGATGGGCAGCTccgggactcaggaaactgcactacgggagctggtaagcagaccactccctccccaaCAGGAGGGTCGGGTGGTTTCAATTAACTTTTGTTGTTTCCCCATGCAcgacgggctgcggtacccacattttccattaaagagcagtttcctcatttcCTGGGCTCTATTTCCGGTCTCCCCGGCCGTCGTTATCACAACCGCCAGCCACGTCTCTCTTAAGGCAGGTACGGCGCCCCGGAACCAGGCCCCCCTCTTAATCCAAGTCCgatgagtcttcggagaggctcgccgcCACCCCAGTACGTGTGTCACTTAGGCCCACGTACtgtggtaagtgctccacatgtgctggttgtctccttaggtaaccctgtgtgatgtatattccacaaATGGTTTCCCCACTGGTAAATCGCTCTTCCTTGGGAGcagccctctgtccttggtcacagtgtttgtagtaactcctcccctccacAGCACAACGTGCTTCCGCTCCGACCCGGTAAGACTGTGTGTTGTATTCTGCTTAGAAGTACCCCCCTCTCGGGGCTGGGTGCGGTCTCCgctgtgtcctcctctttggagggacaccccccaatgtggaccttatatggcccccagctgaacaatttggggagaataatagagagaaggctacGGCCTTAAACTTCTGAGTAGTTAGCCAGTCCACAGGGtgtaggggaccgcttcatgcagccagtgtgttgggggtagttacgtcatggcttgctgcgctggctacgaggcacacagagttctgcccgtctcgcactgcCAGTCTGCGTAACACGATTCAGCTCTTGAGGCATTTCTcgttgggacccctagtgtcaactcatcgacacaacgtcgagtgaatgacagatagggaacttctTGTTTACTGatttaacctctgttccctgtccctcttgccacaacactgaaccaactacTAAAATGGCCGGTTCTTTGCCTCGGCTCATCAGTGCAAAACCTAAATGTGTGTTTACAGCAAcactccatttatacccgtatgtccgggggagtggcatgcaaatccaacacgccaattcccattggccttttctcaaagatcagagatgtctgggatcccaagggtgacccctagtgtcaactcatcaacacaacgtctcgttccctccatcagggaacggaggttacatcagtaacagaGATGTTTTCATTACAGCACATATGTAACCATAAATATTTTGCATAGCAGTTTACCATTCCTATCATAAATCATGGAAAAGTACATGATAGCCATTACATTGCTTGGATAGACATCATTTGTGTTGACATATCAACACTTTTTATCAGTCAAACCTCTTACCTTTAAAGAACTCGGATGACAAAGGGATCCCACCCCCCATGAAAGTACAGTTGTTTGGCTTCATTGTTCAGTTAAATCAGAGACATCCCACAAAACAAGCAGCTTGATTAGGAGCCCTCAGTATCTGATCAAAATAAGTAAACATACACCAAACCCCTAAATCATGTGCAAGACTTGAGCTCAATTGTTAATGATTGACTTAAACAGGTAGGGTGGCAGGTAGAGGGCCATGTCCGTCTTCTTGCAGGTCTGGGCTATCCCACACAACCACACAATAGGCTTGtagtatttttacaaaaaataatataatgcatGATAACATATGTATAGTTGACTGGCTAAATAGGCAGTTGTTCTCTGTCTGTGATTAATCCTGCAGCCATGTAATAATTTTACCTATTTTCTCATTGTTATGCTGTATATTCATGCTTTGTTTCTACTTTGATAACACCACTTGGTTGGTTATTACCTTTcacaaatatttcttttttaaaggaatattccgggttcaatacaagttaagctcaatcaacagcatttgtggcataatgtatattaccacaaaaatttaaaagttaaacaaaaaaagttgggggctcttattttgaaattcatgTAATGCGCATGATTGGCGGACTAACGAAGAGGCGTATACGGAAGTCAATGTACTGGCTGATGCAGTATGAAATTAAATGAGCATTTTGTGTTAGTAACATAAAAGTAGTACGTGTGTGTCTACTGTTGAACAAAATGTAACATTGCGTTTTACGGACATATTCTTGAAAGAATTATTGTAAAGGAAACATATTTTGAAACCAAATTATGGTTGAGTTTAACCTAAAAGCAATATACTTAAGTTAAACATTTCCTTTAGTAACTGGTAGGTTACTGGTGTTTGAGCATCCAATCTAAATTACAAAGAAGTAAATTCAGTAATTAATTGCTTTacattttttcagcaaatgagttGTTAACTCAGTTGATCGATGGAGAAACAGAATGTGGACGTGGCTGGTGAGAGGGAATCTGCTGGTGGAGCAGATGCGGAGCTGCAGTCTCTCTTTCCCAGAGGATTACCGTGTGATTCAAGCTGGAGAACAGGTTCCTGGATTACAAAAACCGGATGTCAGACCTTGTCTTCAGCAGCCAACAATTTCACAGATGCATAAGCTAAAACAATGTTAGAAATTATTCGTGTTTCCGAATTGAAAATTGTGGACTGCTTTATATTGTATCGTTTTGCATGTTAGCAAAATtgcgataaaaaaaataaataaataatatatatatatatatatatatatatatatatatatatatatatatatataggcctatatatttgcTGTATAGAACTGTAAAAACGGAGTAGTTATGGGTCTCTCAATTTAAAATAAAGAGCGCCGCAAAAACTAATTTGCCTGATGATGGGGTTAATGGTAGCTTATGGCCAGTAAAGATTGAAGATTTTAGATTCAATATTATATAGAAAACATAAGTTTGACTCCATTATTTTCATTGAATGTCTGTTACAGTGCAAATGTTTCACAAATGTGCCATTTAAAAGGAATATTAgaggtccaatacaagttaatctcaatcgacagcatttgtggtataatgattACCACTcaaattaattttcttaaaaaaagatctggctttacaactcaaataatacatgagttttaacagaagaattaatgcaagtacatttataaaataattgtcacatttctgcctttaacccccTCCACAAATTGGCTCCtgttacttccattgtaagtgcctcactttttactttttttctttttcaggcaatcaacattatgccactaatgctgtcgattgagcttaacttgtattgaacagggaatattactttaaaaaggCTGGTTCACCCAACTCACAAAGTGTCAACCTGTTCCTCATAGCCTCATGTCTATGTAAAAGGGAAATGCAAAACGAGAAGTTAACACGTTCTGTCTCATAGCATATTAGAGGAAGTGAACAACATCACTCAACTGCTCAACCAGCAATCAAATGTGTAGATCAGAAATTAGATAACACTAACAAAAGCATACCAGATCCACTTGAGGATCTCTTTCATCATGCCTGTTCCTTTACAAATGAATGGACCAGAATGGAATTTTCGAGTAAATACCAGAGAAGCATGATTGTCAAGATCCGTTCAAGAAACACTGAGTATCATCACTTGATTGGACTGCTCAATACAAACAGCCATTTTAActactttattttacattcacaaaaaaaaaattttgttttgaagTTCAATAAAAAAGCTGAAAATTCAAGGTATAGAACTTCCCTGAATAAAAGACATTCAAAAGTCACCGTCCAAAACAATGGACCAAAGGCAAGTGCAGCAAAACAGCAGTAAACAGCCAGTACAGTATGTGCATTTGAGTGTCCAAGGGGGTAATTTTAAAAAGGTCACCCCTGGATTGGTCAAAACTCTTCCGGTTCACCCACATCATTCTCCGGAACTACAAAACCTTCCTGTTGAAAGACAGAGGAAACCACACAAATGAGTATGTGATGCCACTTTTGTTTGAGATTTACTTTAAGCACTGAAATACACTTACATCTGTAGCGTACAGAATATCAACAATCCTTTGAAGTGTTGGGTCACCCTCACCCTCCTTCTCTTGGCAGATTAGCTCAATGTTTCTGAGTTTGCCAAAGTAGAAATCCCTTTCCTTCTCCATGTCTGCAATGGTGGTCTTCAGTTCATTTACCTGCTCAGATAGGAACATTAAACTTTAAGGTTGAAAACATTTTGGGAGACTGCTCTCAAACAGCAGAATCAGGAATCAGACATCATCCTGAAAAGAATAATACAACTTGAAATATTTATGTAGTACTATGGCACAAATTCATGACCAACTGAGAAAATGCATTCAATCTAAAGTGATAGTTGAACAAATATTTGCTTAATATTCATATATCTGAACACTGAAAATAATGTCGCTGTCCTGGCACACAGTATTGTTGCTAAAACCAACGTGATTACAGTCCATTTATTGATCTTATAACATCAGGGTCTTACCATCTGAGCAAGCGCTCCTTTGTCTTCATCGCCACCACCTCCACCGCGCATTGCAGCTGGAGCTGTCTTTGGTGCAGACTTGGGTGCTGTGGCTGAACGCTGTGGAGCTATAGATCAACATGACATCTATCATTTTGTTATATATACTTGTGAATCTTCCTTCAGAATAAGGTTCAATTCCAGCCTCAAATTGACTTTAGTCAactacccaaaaatgaaaatggtaatttactcatcctcgtgtcTTTCTAAAGCCAagtctttcttccgtggaacaaaaaCAGAGATGTTAGTCAAAATGTTAAGGACGgcaagcctcagtcaccattcactttcaatgtatggaaaaaagatgcaatgaaagtgaaggcaGTCAGTCCCTATCATTTTGCGttcaaaggaagaaaaaaagtaatacgggtttggaacaacatgaagctaagtaaatcatttatttttggggAACCATCCTTAAGTATTCAATATTTTAAGAATTCCAATATTCCAATAGGGACTGAAATGAAACTGACCTCAACCCTGTTCAAATACCATCTATAACCAATCAGTGAGACACCCAACAcaataggggtgggtaaaaatattgattttccgaCACGTCACAATCTTCGTTTCAACTTCATCTCGATATCTATTCTTAAATCACAAGATTTATTTCTTtgcgcaaccctccactacaatgagaggaaatcacttgcagATGTGACCAAATTTCCCACTATTCAactaaaaatttatatatttggcaactggctggtaaatgttttgaTTTCACTCACcggtaattgtgtagtatagtggtggagcattcagcagtgagatcctttcactgcatgttgagagtaaaggtTGTTCTTGTAATGTGTAACATGTGTCCAAAGACAACATCCACGcaaccatttgtcattgaataatgcctcttttaataccctttctgttcgctactgtcagttgttgattaaaactaacaaaaaaattaacatttaattctaatcaagcATAGTGCAGATGAGATAAAGTCATACAagtctctctcattaacatgcgTTCATTTACAGATGCACCATGTAAATGCTtacaaatagtacaaattatgtaattaaacaatacacctgtaacaaaatataatgtttGCAATATAGCACAATATTTAtggattgaatacatggatttgtttattattaaaaagctaaaatgtgaccaaaattatgaaaaactaatcaaatataattagtaaaattcatATTGTCTTAATGTACATAGTTAGAAGGTCCCCGGTATAATGAACAGTATTAGCTTGTAGAAATTTTATTTTACCTGTAAGccaaagggacattataacttaaatataccCATATTGAATCAAAAGCTTGTGAATCGAATCAAATCGGGAAATCCATATCAATGCCCAGCCCTACAAAGAAATAAACCCATCTGAGAACTGCATCGTGACTTTTCTGTGCAACACTTAAATGGACCAACACCAACAGAGGTGAAAATATCCAGAGGTGACGTGATTGGTAGAGAGTGTGACTGGCAGCAGCCACAGCAATAAACATCTTACCAACAGGAGCCATTGGCTTGATTGCAAGTGTGCTGCCCATGTCTGAAGTAAACAGAAAATCCATCCACATACAACTTAAGGCTCCAGCCATTCTCATACAAGTAAAAAAGTTAAAGGATGGGCCCATTGGCATGTGTGACTGGTTCACGCCCACATATTTTGGGGATCATAATCCATAACAGCTGCACCTGTCATGCACCTGCTAGTACTGGAGCAATGGAACAACTGGCTTCCGACAAGAACACTATTCCTATGTACTTCTGAGAGGACTGTGTAACcccaaatgaaaatgattaactaaaaatgatattttttttattaaatattagtaCAGTAGGCCTTCAGCTATACGTTTACAATTTATACATGCTAATTTGCAGAAGGCTGGGGTTTTGTATACTAAACAGTTCTGTGTTCTCTCTCCTCACCTGAGGTTACTTTCTTTGGCTTGTTAGCCGTGGCTGCTGCTGGAATCGGTTTGTCCGCTGAATCCTGTCCCTGTCGTGCTGCAACCGGGTCATATTCGTTTCCATCATAGTTTGCATCAAAGAACTTCTTAAACCACTGCACGAACTCAAAGTTATCCTGGAACTTGCCTTTCACAAGCTTGTCAACTGGGATAATCTGCAAAGAAATGAAAGACATGTTCATGTTTACGCATCTTACATCTTGAATAGATTTTGTTTACTGAAGTTGCATTGGTCCACATACTTTGCTTACTCCCATCTTCTTGAAGCTGGCTTGAAGTAGTTTGAAGTTATGGATGTATTCGTGCTCAAGTTTGGCCTGGAatttgactttcttcagtggaacactcGATGGAAACAACATGTCCATGAAATGACAGTATGCAGCACCTTGAAACACAACAACATACTCAACAAATAAAAATGCTCAAGCAGGTCCCAACCTTTATCTTTTGTCCATTCACTCTCACTTGAGCTTGATAGATTTTATTGACAGAAAATGTTTGCATGCAAATTAGTCAGTCCATGACAAATTTCACTGTTACTCTACTTAGTTTTTATCCTCTAAATGCAATCTAGACTTTATTTGTCCAGAAATCTCAGTGAGTAGAATAACACAACTGTCAGTATGTGTAGTGAAGGGGTCAAACAGCTCACTGACCTGTGCACAGTTGCTCGATCTTGGCATGGTTCATCTGTAAAGACTCGTTTATCCATGTGAGCATGTCATGGCGGCTGAAGTTCTCACTTGTCACTGATGTCGAGTACACGTTCACAGCCATGGCTTTTACTAAACCGATGAATTGAAACTGATTAAAGACCCTTTATCACTATAGTGTCTGGAGAAAGAGTTTGTGCAAAATGGGCTAGGATAATTTccttacacacacattcacacccaTCAAACCTTCTGCATCACATTTTTACTTCCTACTTAATGTCACTTCAAGCTGTACTTTTATGTCCAACACAGAGCTTGAGGCCTGAAACAGGCATATAcaaatcagataaaaaaaaataaatgttttgtgaattgtttactTTGCACGCCCTGCTTTAAAGACTGCTTTTAGCTTTAACCGCGAATCTGtccaaattattatattttattcatttaaacagtCGACACTCTAATTATGACAGTTGTATGTTTAATAGTCGAACTTTTAAATCATCCCGTAAAAACATAATAATCGTAacaatgagcaaaattacccttAAAGTCCTCTAAACTGGTTTATTTTCGAGTTTGCATGTTACACATGCAATATCTTACGTTTGGTCCAGAAACTCTGAACTGTGATGTGAGTGAACTGGGCTGCCGTTCCAACGGCGTGTCGTTCCGAAAGTGCCGCTTCAGCAAAGGAGTgggaaaaaaaacactgcaaCAGCAGAGGCTTACTTACTAATCAcagctgtcaaaataaaagtcattgtcGTCCAACTGGATTAAACACACAACTATCTACTCTcagctgtcaaaataaaagtcactatCAACTGAATGAAACGCAGAACTAATCTcagctgtcaaaataaaagtaattgtcgTCCAACTGGATTAAACACACAACTATCTACACTcagctgtcaaaataaaagtcactatCAACCAAATGCAATGCAGAACTAATCTCAGCTGTCGAAATAAAAGTCACTATCAACCGAATTAAATGCACAACTAATCTcagctgtcaaaataaaagtcactatCGGCCAAATGAAACACAATTTATCTCagccgtcaaaataaaagtcactatCAACTGAATGAAACACAACTAATCTCAGCTGTCAAATTTAAAAGTCACTATCAACCAAATGAAAGGCAGAACTAATGTcagctgtcaaaataaaagtcactatCAATTGAATGAAATGCAGAACTAATCTcagctgtcaaaataaaagtcactatCAATTGAATGAAATGAAGAACTAATCTcagctgtcaaaataaaagccactaTAAATTGAATGAAACGCACTACCAATCTcagctgtcaaaataaaagtcaccatCAAATGAATGAAACGCACAACTAATCTcagctgtcaaaataaaagtcactatAAATTGAATGAAACGCACTAGCAATCTcagctgtcaaaataaaagtcaccatcaaatgaatgaaatgcacaactaatctcagctgtcaaaataaaagtcactatAAATTGAATGAAATGCACTACCAATctcactgtcaaaataaaagtcactatCAAACGAATGAAATGCAGAACTAATGTCAGCTGTCAAAATAGGTGTTCATCTATGGTATATGCCATTGTTTAAAAGAGCTGTTcaggtgactccagccaggtctcctaagcaatcaaatatgcccggttgctagggatggtagagtcacatggagtaacctccttgtggtcatgattagtggttctcgctctcaatggggcacatggttaGTTGAGCGTGGatagtggagagtagcatgagcctccacttgtggagtctccgcggtgtcatgcacaacaagccacgtgataagatgcgcagactgaTGTCTCAGAAGCggtggcaactgagacttgtcctccgccaccctgactgaggtgagtaaccatgctaccacaaggacctactgagaagtgggaattgggcattccaaattgggagaaaaggggataaaaaataaacagagcTGTTCAGAAAACCTGGAAgagaatttgccatgggttcccaTGGGACTTTCGTGATATGTGGATGTTTTATTCTACaacattacacactttcatacctcaaacgtgaattttgaagcagtATTAAATTTCATACTTAAAAAATAACACAGGTCGGCTTCATTAGCTTGGCTTGGGTTTCATCATCTGAATGATCAACACCTTTGAAGagtgtctatccctcacagcctagtTTTCATCCACATcacaaaattttaaattaaatactcCGACTAAGATCTATTGTTATATTAAACTGCAGTAGCTGTATTAACTGTTTGTCTTATAGTTAATATGCTCAATATGAATATCTAATACACAATTATTTTCAATTGAATTTACAGATTAAATACTTCATTTACTCATCTATCAaatacatcatttactcacccacatgccatcccagatgttcatgactttctttcttctcctgaagatttttagaagaatattttggtTATGTAGATCCATACAGTGCAAGAGAATGAtaaccagtggtttaatcaatgtcttctgaagagatccgtTAGGTTTGGGAGAgtaatataactcctttttctctttacattttgccattgcagtttctaagcacgatcatgatttcatgctcaAGTATGCTTCCTTGTGCTTAACCAATGTGCAGATCGAGCTATGGGAactgtaatcgagcttgaaatcatgatcaccaaggagactgaggtcaagatgtacaatgaaaaaggagttatattttggcctgttctcacccaaaaccaactggattactTCAGATcacattgattaaaacactgagtttgatggattacttttatgctgaatttatctcctttttgaagcttggaagttctggtcaccattcacttgtactgatattcttctaaaaatctttgtttgtgttaagcaaAAGAAAGgaatcatacacatcttagatgtggataagggtgagtgaatttatatttttggattaactatcccttAATGGTATGAAGTATGTGATTTCTTGTCTTAATCACATTATTAAACATGCTATCTTATTGGGAAACACGAAATCAGAGCAAGtagaaaatattagaatgaaGGACTGATCATTTAGTTCTCTGGATTGATAAAAcacattaacaaaacaaaaaacaaaaaggcagaaaaagggttggaatttattttaattcactgATGTTAGTACAAGCATGAAATAATAAAGCTAGACAAAGAAACAATTTCAAATGCTATTAAAACAAAacctgtcttgttttgttttacattctAGGTCTATAGACATAATTCCCATTTCACTTAGCACCAAACATAGCACCAAAAGATGTATTCAGGGCAAATTCAAGAGTACAAATATATAAGAATATTCTGTTCACAAtgtattgaataataataaaaaaaaaatgtaacattaaagaTCACGGTCCTATGTGGCCTGCTGGTGTTGAGAAGACCTGAGGGAGTTATTCCTAAAAAGATACAACACTGCACCTCTACATTAAACACTGACCGTCATTTCACACAATCACATGCAACACATCACTAA
This window of the Xyrauchen texanus isolate HMW12.3.18 chromosome 27, RBS_HiC_50CHRs, whole genome shotgun sequence genome carries:
- the mapre1a gene encoding microtubule-associated protein RP/EB family member 1a, with protein sequence MAVNVYSTSVTSENFSRHDMLTWINESLQMNHAKIEQLCTGAAYCHFMDMLFPSSVPLKKVKFQAKLEHEYIHNFKLLQASFKKMGVSKIIPVDKLVKGKFQDNFEFVQWFKKFFDANYDGNEYDPVAARQGQDSADKPIPAAATANKPKKVTSAPQRSATAPKSAPKTAPAAMRGGGGGDEDKGALAQMVNELKTTIADMEKERDFYFGKLRNIELICQEKEGEGDPTLQRIVDILYATDEGFVVPENDVGEPEEF